A stretch of Pseudomonas sp. CCC3.1 DNA encodes these proteins:
- the chrA gene encoding chromate efflux transporter produces MVFLVFLRLGLTSFGGPIAHLAYFREEFVARRQWLSERSYGDLIALCQFLPGPASSQVGIGLGLSRAGFPGAVAAWAGFTLPSAIILVLLAQGMSAWGGALPSGLLHGLKIVAVAVVAQAVWGMGRSLCNDAPRITIAVFAAYAALLWPHAWGQIGVIFFGAVIGLMLFKTDQSQTTESLPIPVSRKVGVVSLLLFFGLLAGLPLLVQLWPSQALAVVNAFFRAGSLVFGGGHVVLPLLQSATVPNGWVANDTFLAGYGLAQAVPGPLFTFAAFLGASMNAQPSGWLGATACVVAIFAPSFLLVIGVLPFWEQLRKSLRTQAALSGVNAAVVGLLLAALYNPVWTSAILIPADFGLALIALVALMFWKAPPWLVVLVGGLLGWFAPML; encoded by the coding sequence ATGGTATTTCTGGTATTCCTGCGCCTAGGTCTCACTTCTTTCGGAGGCCCGATTGCACATCTAGCTTACTTTCGCGAAGAGTTCGTTGCTCGACGGCAATGGCTGAGCGAGCGCAGTTATGGGGATTTGATTGCCCTGTGCCAGTTCTTGCCGGGCCCCGCAAGTAGCCAGGTTGGCATAGGTTTAGGGCTATCCCGTGCCGGGTTTCCAGGAGCAGTCGCTGCGTGGGCAGGTTTCACATTACCTTCAGCAATAATCCTGGTTTTATTAGCACAAGGTATGTCCGCCTGGGGAGGCGCGCTTCCCAGCGGTCTTTTACACGGTCTTAAAATTGTCGCGGTGGCTGTCGTTGCTCAAGCCGTCTGGGGAATGGGCCGTAGTCTTTGCAATGATGCCCCTCGAATAACCATCGCTGTGTTTGCGGCTTATGCTGCACTGCTTTGGCCGCATGCCTGGGGGCAGATCGGCGTGATTTTCTTCGGTGCCGTCATAGGACTAATGCTCTTCAAAACCGATCAAAGCCAGACTACTGAGTCTTTGCCGATACCGGTGAGCAGGAAAGTCGGTGTGGTGTCGTTGCTGCTGTTCTTCGGCCTGTTAGCTGGCCTGCCATTGCTGGTTCAGTTGTGGCCCTCACAAGCGTTAGCTGTGGTAAATGCCTTTTTCCGCGCCGGGTCATTAGTTTTCGGAGGTGGGCATGTTGTGCTGCCGTTGCTTCAGTCGGCGACCGTGCCGAACGGATGGGTAGCCAATGACACGTTTCTTGCCGGATATGGCTTAGCACAGGCCGTACCAGGCCCACTTTTTACCTTCGCAGCATTTCTTGGCGCGTCCATGAATGCCCAACCTTCTGGTTGGCTCGGGGCTACCGCGTGCGTCGTTGCAATTTTTGCTCCTTCGTTCTTGCTCGTAATCGGCGTGTTGCCATTTTGGGAGCAACTGCGGAAGAGCTTACGCACCCAAGCTGCACTTTCAGGCGTAAACGCAGCAGTTGTTGGCCTTCTTCTGGCGGCCTTGTATAACCCAGTCTGGACGAGCGCGATATTGATTCCTGCAGACTTTGGCTTGGCGCTGATAGCGCTTGTGGCTTTGATGTTCTGGAAGGCT
- the nhaA gene encoding Na+/H+ antiporter NhaA, protein MTDNRTPAETPRAAAILARFLSSESAGGLVLMGAALAALIVANSPLSQGYFAALHSVWLGMSVEHWVNDGLMAIFFLMVGLEIKREVLAGGLSTWGQRALPGFGALGGMVVPALIYIAINWGNSETLKGWAIPAATDIAFALGVLSLLGKRVPKSLKVFLAALAIIDDLGAVVIIAFFYTTGLSMPMLLASLATLAILIAMNRLGVRRLFPYLLVGGVLWFFVLQSGVHATLAGVAVALCVPMGKPEEEARSPLLFLEEKLHMWVAFAVVPIFGFANAGVSLAGISMENLVDPVPLGVALGLLVGKQIGIFLLAALAIRMGLAKLPEGSNWAQLYGVALLCGIGFTMSLFIGNLAFAGSAHLIDEVKVGVLIGSTLAAIGGVLILRRSAAPAVATATLSR, encoded by the coding sequence ATGACCGACAATAGAACTCCTGCAGAAACCCCAAGAGCAGCTGCAATTTTAGCTCGCTTCCTGTCTTCGGAATCCGCTGGCGGTCTTGTACTGATGGGCGCAGCACTCGCGGCTCTGATTGTGGCCAATTCGCCTCTCTCTCAAGGTTATTTTGCAGCCTTGCATAGCGTTTGGTTGGGCATGTCTGTCGAGCATTGGGTCAATGATGGCCTGATGGCGATCTTCTTCTTGATGGTCGGACTCGAGATCAAAAGAGAGGTTCTGGCCGGGGGGCTCTCCACTTGGGGCCAGCGTGCTTTGCCTGGATTTGGTGCTTTAGGCGGCATGGTTGTGCCTGCGTTGATCTACATCGCAATCAATTGGGGTAATTCTGAGACCTTGAAGGGGTGGGCTATCCCAGCCGCTACCGACATCGCGTTCGCCCTGGGCGTCTTGTCGCTCCTAGGTAAGCGAGTCCCTAAGTCGCTTAAGGTCTTCCTCGCCGCCTTGGCGATCATTGACGACCTAGGTGCTGTAGTCATCATTGCCTTTTTCTACACCACTGGTCTTTCCATGCCCATGTTGCTGGCATCGCTCGCAACGCTGGCCATTCTGATCGCAATGAATCGATTGGGTGTCAGACGATTGTTCCCGTATCTGCTGGTAGGTGGTGTGCTGTGGTTCTTCGTACTGCAATCGGGAGTGCACGCCACCCTTGCGGGTGTCGCTGTAGCGCTGTGCGTTCCAATGGGTAAGCCTGAAGAGGAAGCCCGGTCTCCACTGCTGTTCCTAGAAGAAAAGCTGCATATGTGGGTAGCGTTCGCTGTGGTGCCGATTTTTGGCTTCGCCAATGCGGGTGTTTCATTGGCCGGTATTTCGATGGAAAACCTAGTCGATCCGGTTCCGCTGGGTGTTGCGCTCGGCTTGTTGGTGGGCAAGCAGATTGGCATCTTCCTATTGGCTGCTCTGGCCATTCGTATGGGCTTGGCCAAACTGCCGGAAGGCAGCAATTGGGCACAGCTTTACGGCGTTGCGCTCTTGTGTGGCATCGGCTTCACCATGAGCCTGTTCATCGGAAACCTGGCGTTTGCTGGATCAGCTCACCTGATTGACGAGGTAAAAGTCGGCGTGTTGATCGGTTCGACCTTGGCTGCAATCGGTGGAGTCCTGATTTTGCGTCGCAGCGCTGCGCCTGCCGTTGCCACAGCCACTCTATCGAGGTGA
- the crcB gene encoding fluoride efflux transporter CrcB, with amino-acid sequence MLKSLIVIAVGASLGAWLRWLLGMKLNALFPTIPPGTVVANMVGGYIIGLAIAFLAASPTLSPEWRLLIITGFCGGLTTFSTFSAETVALIQEGRLVWALGSISLHVAGSLAMTAAGLLSYQMIGTR; translated from the coding sequence GTGCTGAAGTCATTAATCGTCATTGCCGTTGGCGCTTCACTTGGAGCCTGGTTGCGCTGGCTGTTGGGCATGAAGCTGAATGCTCTTTTTCCTACGATTCCTCCAGGTACTGTGGTCGCGAACATGGTTGGGGGCTACATCATCGGCCTGGCCATCGCCTTCTTGGCTGCTTCTCCTACCCTCAGTCCAGAGTGGCGTCTCCTGATCATCACGGGTTTCTGTGGTGGGCTTACCACCTTCTCTACATTTTCAGCCGAAACAGTTGCCTTGATTCAGGAGGGCAGACTGGTCTGGGCGCTTGGCTCAATTTCGTTGCACGTTGCAGGCTCGTTAGCGATGACCGCTGCCGGGCTTCTGTCCTACCAAATGATTGGTACTCGCTGA